Proteins found in one Pseudomonadales bacterium genomic segment:
- a CDS encoding 4-phosphoerythronate dehydrogenase — MNQSLHIVADENIPGLDDCYGEIATIQRLPGRSITADDVRYADILIVRSVTKVNAALLEHSAVRFVATCTIGVDHVDQAYLRQQAIGFAAAPGCNADAVVDYVLAALIDRFHTINSLQQQTIALLGYGEVGSRLHRKLDHLGCDTLIIDPFKDSATAKFDAVYSADVISIHTPLTTLADNAYPTQQLFDDQVLSKLKSDCMLINAARGPIIDNAAMQQQAFCRFSVLDVFSDEPTPEISLLRDIHIATPHIAGYSLQGKLRGTLMTAKHVLAHFSINRSLPDLLSATSSAIDVHDCDSVAAVIRRCYDIHADVAEFISAYTDDSGVLKPAERFDACRKHYPQRCEWQFITLLNLQPELRQTMIAMGFKVE; from the coding sequence ATGAACCAATCACTCCACATCGTCGCCGACGAGAATATTCCTGGTCTTGATGACTGCTATGGTGAAATAGCGACTATTCAGCGATTACCTGGACGATCTATCACTGCAGACGATGTTCGCTATGCTGATATTCTCATCGTTCGCTCAGTTACCAAGGTGAATGCTGCATTGTTAGAGCATAGTGCAGTGCGTTTTGTGGCCACCTGCACCATTGGCGTTGATCATGTCGATCAAGCGTATTTACGTCAACAGGCGATTGGTTTCGCCGCTGCGCCAGGTTGTAACGCTGATGCAGTTGTCGATTATGTATTGGCTGCCTTGATTGATCGTTTTCATACTATTAATTCGCTTCAGCAACAAACGATTGCCCTGCTAGGTTATGGCGAGGTGGGTTCTCGTTTACACCGCAAGCTAGATCATCTAGGCTGCGATACCTTAATTATTGACCCATTTAAGGACAGCGCTACGGCAAAATTTGACGCAGTATATAGCGCCGATGTAATCAGTATTCATACACCGCTTACAACATTGGCTGATAATGCTTATCCGACTCAGCAACTCTTTGATGATCAAGTGTTATCTAAATTGAAATCTGATTGTATGTTAATCAATGCTGCTCGTGGACCGATTATTGATAATGCAGCAATGCAGCAGCAGGCTTTCTGTCGATTCAGCGTGTTAGATGTATTTAGTGATGAGCCGACACCTGAAATTTCATTACTGCGCGATATTCACATCGCAACACCGCATATTGCAGGCTATTCTCTACAAGGGAAATTGCGCGGCACATTGATGACTGCAAAACATGTGTTAGCGCATTTTTCTATAAATAGATCCTTGCCAGACCTTTTATCAGCCACAAGTTCAGCAATAGATGTGCATGACTGTGACAGTGTCGCAGCGGTGATTCGGCGTTGTTATGATATTCATGCAGATGTTGCAGAATTTATTTCAGCATATACCGATGACTCCGGTGTTTTAAAGCCAGCAGAACGTTTCGATGCCTGCCGCAAACATTATCCGCAGCGTTGTGAGTGGCAGTTTATAACATTGCTAAATCTACAGCCTGAACTTCGACAAACCATGATAGCCATGGGGTTTAAGGTGGAATGA
- a CDS encoding elongation factor P hydroxylase, which yields MLIRLFDQCFFHSHNTRLVRVEGDPLYLPANASCNFHMIGFAHGFFASALHEIAHWLIAGDKRRRQEDYGYWYQPGQRNASQQAAFSAVEAKPQAVEWLLSKACGKIFYVSLDNLDADNDTSEAFKQAVYQELAILLSRPLPDRMRRFQQLLSKAFQQPIMLNIEDFCITELN from the coding sequence ATGCTGATAAGGCTATTTGATCAATGCTTCTTCCACTCGCACAATACCAGACTGGTAAGGGTAGAGGGTGACCCTTTATATTTACCGGCCAATGCTAGCTGCAATTTTCATATGATTGGTTTTGCTCACGGCTTTTTTGCCTCGGCTTTGCACGAGATTGCACATTGGCTAATTGCCGGCGATAAGCGGCGCCGACAGGAAGATTATGGCTACTGGTATCAACCCGGTCAGCGAAATGCGTCGCAGCAGGCTGCATTTAGCGCGGTCGAGGCAAAACCACAGGCAGTCGAGTGGTTGCTCTCAAAGGCTTGCGGCAAGATATTTTATGTCAGTTTGGATAATCTTGATGCAGACAATGATACAAGCGAGGCATTTAAACAGGCAGTCTATCAAGAGCTAGCAATATTGTTGTCGCGCCCCTTACCTGATCGTATGCGTCGATTCCAGCAATTGTTGTCGAAAGCGTTTCAGCAACCGATTATGCTAAATATTGAAGACTTTTGTATTACTGAGTTAAATTAA